The Flavobacterium psychrotrophum region AAGCTCGATTTTAGGCTCCTGATATTATCTTCATAACAAAGCTGGGCTATATTGAGTAACTTGAGTGTGACATTCATTGCCAGGCATAAAAAATCCCGCTAAGAATTAATCTCAGCGGGATTATAAATATAATTTAGATACTATTTGTTAGCTCTTTGTAATAATTTTGTTTGCGCCATCTAACCATGGTGTTGGGCCTCCTGCTACATATCCTGTACTGCCCAGTGCCTCAAAACTAATTTTACCTTCGGCAGTTTTAACTCCTTTAGCAAACCACACAGTAGGGTAACCCCTAACCTGGAAAAACTGGTTAAGCTGTGCGTTTTGTGCTTTTAACTGCTCAGATTGGGCCGTTTTACGAGGGAAATCAAGTTCTACGAGCACTACGTTATCTTTTGCCCATTTGGCAAATTCAGGGGTTTTAAGTACTTCTTTTTGAAGTTTCATGCACCACCCGCACCAGTCAGATCCGGTAAAGAATAGTAATAAAGGTTTTTTGCTTTTTTCAGATAGTGCAGTAGCTTTAGCTACATCGGTGTGCCACTCTAATTCCTGAGCCTGTGCGGCAAAAGAAACTAAAGAAACGAACAGTATTAATAATGCTTTTTTCATGCTAATATATTTTATTCGGTTAAACCAAAAACAGTGCCGAAATTTTAGTGAACGTTGTGCATTAGTTTTTTAAGCAACGGATTAAGACCCATTACTATAAGGCCGGCTACAACAGGAACTATAGTGAAAATAAGGAAAAACGTAGATAACGAATATTCTTTAGTAATGTTCTCAATCTGTCCACCCAGTATTGCTGCAAGTTTGTTACCTATGGCAATAGCCAGGTACCACATACCAAACATAAATGCTATCATCCTGCCTGGAACCAGTTTTGATACATAAGAAAGTCCTACCGGCGATACGAAAAGCTCTCCCAGCGTGTGGAAAAGATACGCCAGTACAAGCCATATCATACTTACTTTTACACCTGCCGATATGCCATATGCGCCATATGCAAGCAAGCCAAAGCCAATAGCCATAATAATAAGGCCAAGTCCGTATTTTACAGCGGCACTTGGGTTGTATTTGCTATCCCAAAGTTTAGAAACGGTAGAGGCAAGCGCAATGATAAAGAAAGAGTTAAGGATACTAAACCATGAAACGGTAATTTCAGACGATTCTGCAGTCAGGTATTGATATAGCATCCATCCTGCTACCGCCCATACACCTAAGAAACATATGGCAAGCACCACGTTTGACATAGGGATTGTTTTTCCTGTTTGCTTAGCCAATAGAATAAGTACCCAGGTAATGATAGCTAAAGGTACTACAGTAAGTAGTGAGTTGACAATATTGAATACTGTAAGTGAGTTTCCGGCAAGTGTTCTGTCTACATTATCACGGGCAAAAATTACCAGTGATGACGCACCCTGCTCAAACGACATCCAGAAGAATACGGTAAAGAATGCAAATATTACAACAGCAATCATCCTGTCTCTAACAATATTTGTATAGCGCATCATACGCCATGTTACCAGGATAAGGAATAATATTAATGATACGAGTACTACAACATTTTGTCCTGAAAGGCCATTGATTTCAAAAGGAAGCATGTTTATACCGCCAATTTTTGAAAGTGGGTCGTTAAAAGCATATAGTAAGCCACCTATAGTGGTTACTGCAATCAGTATTTTGTCTACAAGGGTAAAAGGGTTACGCTTATCTTCTGCATTAACAGATGTTTTTGCAGCTTCCTCTTCTGCCAGACGTTTCGCTTTCGATGGAACTTCCCCTACAGTACCAAATAGTGGTTTAGCAAGCCAAAATTGTAGTGTACCAAATAACATAAATACACCTGCAAGCCCAAACCCGTAGCTCCAGCCTACTTTTTCTGCAAGATAACCGCAAAGCATCATCCCAAAGAATGCACCTGCATTTACGCCCATATAAAATATAGTATACGCACCGTCTTTTTTCTCTGGTACACTTTTATACATTTCAGAAAGTATAGAGGTCATGTTAGGTTTAAAGAAGCCCGTACCAATAACTAAAAGCCCAAGCCCTGCATATAATGATAAAGGTGTGTCTAAAGCCATAGAAGCATGCCCAAAAGTCATGATTATTGATCCTATTACAACAGCCCAACGGTAGCCAATGTATTTATCGGCAACAATTCCTCCAAAAATAGGGGTAATATATAGCAGTAGTGCATATGTGCCATATAG contains the following coding sequences:
- a CDS encoding thioredoxin family protein, which translates into the protein MKKALLILFVSLVSFAAQAQELEWHTDVAKATALSEKSKKPLLLFFTGSDWCGWCMKLQKEVLKTPEFAKWAKDNVVLVELDFPRKTAQSEQLKAQNAQLNQFFQVRGYPTVWFAKGVKTAEGKISFEALGSTGYVAGGPTPWLDGANKIITKS
- a CDS encoding peptide MFS transporter, which gives rise to MSTNTTTIQNDFFKSTVLGHPSGLFVLFFTEMWERFSFYGMRVLLINFLTMSILDKTNPGWGWSAENAGALYGTYALLLYITPIFGGIVADKYIGYRWAVVIGSIIMTFGHASMALDTPLSLYAGLGLLVIGTGFFKPNMTSILSEMYKSVPEKKDGAYTIFYMGVNAGAFFGMMLCGYLAEKVGWSYGFGLAGVFMLFGTLQFWLAKPLFGTVGEVPSKAKRLAEEEAAKTSVNAEDKRNPFTLVDKILIAVTTIGGLLYAFNDPLSKIGGINMLPFEINGLSGQNVVVLVSLILFLILVTWRMMRYTNIVRDRMIAVVIFAFFTVFFWMSFEQGASSLVIFARDNVDRTLAGNSLTVFNIVNSLLTVVPLAIITWVLILLAKQTGKTIPMSNVVLAICFLGVWAVAGWMLYQYLTAESSEITVSWFSILNSFFIIALASTVSKLWDSKYNPSAAVKYGLGLIIMAIGFGLLAYGAYGISAGVKVSMIWLVLAYLFHTLGELFVSPVGLSYVSKLVPGRMIAFMFGMWYLAIAIGNKLAAILGGQIENITKEYSLSTFFLIFTIVPVVAGLIVMGLNPLLKKLMHNVH